The following coding sequences are from one Strix uralensis isolate ZFMK-TIS-50842 chromosome 6, bStrUra1, whole genome shotgun sequence window:
- the EVX2 gene encoding homeobox even-skipped homolog protein 2: MMERIRKEMILMERGLHSPTAGKRLSNLSDSAGNAVLEALENSPHSGRLSPRLTAASLHSAIGDISAKGKFEIDTLFNLQHSSSENTVSSEIPPSESRKKISLYSEVAQEADMNSDVEVGCSALRSPASLTSSQLKESSNKGYAESSPAPSTPAAAAAAPAAALGSLHGGGGALGGSAAGADQVRRYRTAFTREQIARLEKEFYRENYVSRPRRCELAAALNLPETTIKVWFQNRRMKDKRQRLAMSWPHPADPSFYTYMMTHAAATGSLPYPFHSHVPLHYYPHVGVTAAAAAAAASGAAAAPFATSIRPLDTFRALSHPYSRPELLCSFRHPGLYQAPAAAAAGLNSSAAASAAAAAAAAAAAAAGSGPPGGSAPCSCLSCHSSQTAAAAAAAASALGSRGAAAADFPCTAAGQRSESGFLPYSAAVLSKAAVASPDQREEAPLTR; this comes from the exons ATGatggaaagaataagaaaagagaTGATCCTGATGGAGAGAGGGCTGCACAGCCCTACAGCTGGCAAAAGGCTCTCGAATTTGTCAGACTCAGCTGGAAATGCGGTGCTGGAGGCCCTTGAAAATTCTCCGCACAGTGGTCGCCTCAGCCCGAGACTGACTGCCGCCTCCCTGCACAGCGCTATAGGGGACATCTCCGCCAAAGGCAAATTTGAAATAGACACTTTATTCAATCTTCAGCATTCGAGCAGTGAAAACACCGTCTCGTCCGAAATCCCGCCGTcggaaagcaggaagaaaatcagCCTTTATTCCGAAGTTGCTCAAGAGGCAGATATGAACAGTGATGTGGAGGTGGGCTGCTCCGCGCTCCGCTCCCCGGCCAGCCTGACTTCCTCCCAGCTGAAGGAAAGCAGTAACAAAG GCTACGCGGAGAGCAGCCCGGCGCCCagcacccccgccgccgccgccgccgcccccgccgccgctctcggCAGCCtgcacggcggcggcggggcgctgggCGGCTCGGCGGCGGGGGCCGACCAGGTACGGCGGTACCGCACCGCCTTCACCCGCGAGCAGATCGCCCGCCTGGAGAAGGAGTTCTACCGGGAGAACTACGTGTCGCGGCCGCGGCGCTGCGAGCTGGCCGCCGCCCTCAACCTCCCCGAGACCACCATCAAG GTGTGGTTCCAGAACCGGCGGATGAAGGACAAGCGGCAGCGCCTGGCCATGTCCTGGCCCCACCCGGCCGACCCTAGCTTCTACACCTACATGATGACCCACGCCGCGGCCACGGGCAGCCTGCCCTACCCCTTCCACTCCCACGTCCCGCTCCACTACTACCCGCACGTCGGGgtcaccgccgccgccgccgccgccgccgcctcgggggccgccgccgcgcccttCGCCACCTCCATCCGCCCGCTGGACACCTTCCGCGCCCTCTCGCACCCCTACTCCCGCCCggagctgctctgcagcttccGCCACCCCGGCCTCTACCaggcgccggccgccgccgccgccggcctcAACAGCAGCGCGGCCGcttcggcggcggcggcggcggcagcggcggcggcggcggcggccggctcGGGGCCGCCGGGGGGCTCGGCGCCCTGCTCCTGTCTCAGCTGCCACAGCAGCcagacggcggcggcggcggcggcggcggcctcggcGCTGGGAtcgcggggcgccgccgccgccgactTCCCCTGCacggcggcggggcagcgctCCGAGAGCGGCTTCCTGCCCTACTCGGCCGCCGTGCTCAGCAAGGCCGCCGTCGCCTCGCCGGACCAGCGGGAGGAGGCGCCGCTCACCAGATAA